Within the Bacteroidota bacterium genome, the region TTTCATAAGCAATGGGTTCGGGGACTTCAATCGCCGCCGGATCATACAACGCATGCTGTCCCAGCAGTCCGCGATCGGGTTGACGAATGGAGGAACGGCTTTCAATCATCAGCAGGTAACAGGGTTCTTCAGGAACCAGCCGGTAAGTCGTTCCCCGTGGAATAACCAGATAATCGCCGCGGTGAAAAGTCAGCGGGCCGTAATCGGTTTCCAGAAATCCATGACCTTCATGGATGAACAGAACCCAATCCCCATCGGCATTCCGGGACCAGAACAGGTCGGCGGTCACCTGCTGATGTTTATACAGTGCCACGTCTTCGTTGTACAAAAACGGAACCGGCATGGCGGCTGAAGGCATTTTCCGGGTATCGATGCAGTATGGCCTGCAATCCCCTTTGATTTTCAGCCAGTTGGTGGGTGAATTCTGGTGATACAAATGGGAAACCGGACCGAAAAATCCTTCGCGTCCGTGCTCTTCTTCAAATGTTCCGTCGGGCACGCCCACGTGAGCCTGCCGGGTGGTCAGTCCTTTTCTGAGATGTTGCATGGGTGGTCAATCCCCTCTTCTTGTTTTTCTGAATATACAATTCAACCAGGGCGATGTCACGACAGGATGGTGAAGGTGAGGCATCTGTGATTTGAATAAAAGCCTGCTTTATCCGACACTGTGATTAATCCATTCCCCTGTTGCCAAACGGTTCGTGATGGGGGCGGAAAATGAGGAGTCCTGCTATCCCTTCTTCCTGACCACCAACACATCCTGGCTGCCTGCAATCTGCAAATCAGCACCGGGATGGTGGACCTGAAGGGTTAATGAATCGGGAAGCTGGGAAATAATCCAGATGGTGGGTGTGTAAGAGGTGAATAACCGGCTTCCATCCTTATAAGGACGTAAAACGGGCTGACCGGCATAAAAGGCTTCCCGTTCCTTTCCATACAGATTCCGGCTGGCATAAAAATCATCGATAGTCGTGAACAAATAAAAACCACCCGGTTTCAGAATGCGGCTGACTTCCCCGAAGAGAATCCGGATGCTGTCTGCATCCAGATGAGTCACCACGGACAATGAAAATACCAGATCAAAGGATTGGTCCGAATAGGGTAACGGATGGTCCAGCAGATTGACTGTATAGTGGTTTTCCGGAAAATGACGGGCATTCCACTGAATCATGTCTCCATCCAGATCGCATCCGTGAAACGTTCCCTCCGGGTACCATTTTTTCAGCGGATTCAGCACCCGTGACAATCCGCAACCCAGGTCGAGAACAGCCGGTTTTTCTGCAGAAAAATATGGTTTCAGGACCGAATGGATGGATTGGGCAGCAAACTCGCCGCTGGCAAAAAAACGATGGTAATCCAGTTTGCCAAAAATTTCATACACCTGCCGGTTCGGATACATTTTCAGAAGGAGTTGATTCCGGACGAAGGATTCCTGCTGATTGCGCCTGAAATACCGGAGGTAACTGAACATAAACCGGCACTCCTCGGCAAGGCGGATCAAGCCAAGAGACCGAAGAGAATTTGACAGAAATGTTTTAAGCTTGAATGTTTGCACTGAAAAGAAAATCCGGGAAAAAAGTGTAACAGACGACGATTAATTCCGGACGACCCGGTTTCGCAGAATCCCCAATCCGGTAATTTCCAGTTCAATCACATCATCGGGTTTCACCCACCGGTCCAGTTCGTAACCGCAGCCAGTCCCGACCGTTCCGCTTCCGATGAGTTCACCTGGAACAAGCATTTCATCTTTGGAGACGTGACTGATCATCTGTTCGAAGGTCCAGTGACTTGAGCCCGAATGACCACGGCTCCATTCTTCGCCATTGACGCGGGCAATCATGGTTAAATCGCGACTGTTTCCCACTTCATCGGGCGTCACCAGCCAGGGTCCGATGGCTGTGGCAAAATCTTTTCCCTTCGATGGACCCAGGCGCAGACTCATTTCCTGCATCTGAATATCACGTGCGGAAAAATCGTTCAGAATACAATAGCCGGCAATGTACTCATGGGCTTCTTCAACCGGAATGTTTTTTCCGGCTTTTCCGATGACGCAGGCAAGTTCCAGTTCATAATCAAATTTTTCGGTAAAAGACGGCCAGTGAACCACGGTATCAGGACCAATGAAGGTTTTCGGATTTCCTTTGTAATAGACCGGCAACTCATACCACAACGATGGGAATTCCTGATTCCGGCGGGAATAACCGGTACGGACATGCTGTTCAAAGGCCAGAAAATCGCGGAAGGAAACGGGCTCGGGCAGCGGGGCTTTCAACCGGACTTCCCGGGTTTTCCAGACAATTTTTTCTTCCCGCGGACCCCGGATGGTCAGTTTCCGGTAGGATCGTGTCGAGAAAATATCGAGCACCGTCCGGGCGATTTCCATTCCATTGTCGCCGGTTTTTAGAAAATCGAGCATATTAGAAGGAAGCTGCGCAGCTGCCACTTCATACGGCCGGGTTTCGCCGTCTTCTGCCAGCAACAGCGTATAAGCAAAATTGAGATCGATAACGTACGTTCCGGACAGGACACCCAGACGGGAAATCCGTCCCATGGGACAGAGAAATTCAAACGTGACGAGTTTCATGGGGTTTTTCTTTTTAATATGGTCGCAAAGACGCTAAGACGCAAAGATATTTTGGTTTTCAATACAAGAAACTCTGCGATCTTTGCGAATTCTTTGCTGTCTTTGCGTTTCAATTCCTTTTAACGCAGAGACGCCAAGGGTTCATACCAAAGGACGCAAAGGTTTTTTGGTTTTCAATACAAGAAACTCTGCGATCTTTGCGAATTCTTTGCTGTCTTTGCGTTTAAATACACATTTTATTTCAGCACACCACGGATCATCTGGTCGCGTTCGATGGCATCGAAAAGCGCCTGGAAATTCCCATCACCGAATCCATCATGACCTTTTCGTTCAATGATTTCAAAGAAGGAGGGGCCGATCTGGTCCTTTGTAAAAATCTGCAGCAAATACCCATCAGAATCACCATCCACCAGAATGGCGTTTTCTTCCAGTTCAGCCAGATTTTCCTTCACGTTTGGTACCCGCTTGGGTGCCATCTCATAATAGGTATGCGGCGGTGGTGTGAGAAATTCAAATCCCTGCGCACGCAATTTTTTTACCGTCGGAATGATTTGCTTACAGCTCAGTGCAATGTGCTGCACGCCCGACCCATTATGCCGATGAATAAATTCGGTGACCTGATCGGTTCCATCGGGTCCCCAGGGTTCGTTGATGGGAATCGTCACCTGTTTATTTGCAGACCGGACGACCTTGCTGCGCAAGGCTGTTTTCTCACCTTTGATCTCGAAATACCGGACGGCCTCGAATCCATAAATCCGGTGATAAAACTCAACCCATTTATTCATTTCCCCATGCGGAACGTTGTTGGTGAGATGGTCGACATGAATCAGACCCGGATTCTGGTCGGCCGGTAATGCGTCAGAATCATGAAACGGTGAAAATCCGGGAGCAAAGGGTGCTTTGTCGGATCGTTCAATAAATATATTCAGCACATCTCCGAATCCCTGAATGGCAGCCCACCGCCAGGTATGCCCCTGATCGGTCACCGTTTGCAATGGAAGGCGTTCGGTTGCTCCCCGGCGGATGGCTTCATCGAAGGCCTGTCCGGCATTTTCCACACGGAAGGCCAGAGCTGATACGCCACCTCCGTGTTTTTTCTGGTAGGATTCATTGTAATCTCCCGCCGAGGATTCCGTCACCAGAAAGGAAGATTTGTGGGTTTCCATCAGCCATTTTTTTAATCCGTTTTTTTGAAACGTGGCCGTGATAGAAAATCCGAGCCTGTGAAATAATCCGATCAGCTCAGATGCATTGGATGTGGTGAATTCCAGATGGTCAAGCCGGATGACACCGAGAGGATTTTGTTGGTCTTGCATTTTTTTTCAGTTAAGTGTTAAGAGTTAAAAGTTAAGAGCCAATACAAGTGAATGGTGATTGGAAAAAACCGGTGGCTAAGGGTTTCGAAGCCAAAGGGTTTTTCCAGTGATCAGCGATCAGAAATCAGAGAACAGAAATACCCGGGCCCTGAGGCTCTCGAAGGGAGCGGGTATTTCAAAGCAAACTTTCAATAGACCCACACACCTTCCCTCTCCGGCGGAGAGGGTGACATTCCGTATTCTGCATTCTGGCTCCTGGCTTCTGAATTCTGAATTCTGAATTCTGAATTCTGAATTCTGAATTCTTCCTCCTGACTCCTATCTCCTGTCTCCTGACTCCAGCATTTCCTGATACACCTCGCGGAACGCCCGGATAAATTCTGCATTTTCATCAGGCAAGCCCGTGGTAATGCGCAGACAGGTTGGTAAATCGAAGGCAGTCAAAGGACGCACCATGATTCCCTTCTTCAGCAAGCCGAGATGAACAGCCTGAACGGCCGTTTCTGTTCCCAGATCGATGGTCACAAAATTGGCATAACTGTGAAGGTGTGGAATATCCAACTCTTCAAAAAGTTTATAAAACTGTTCAAGCGCTTCCTGATTGGTCCGGAGGTAGGTATCGACAAAACCAGTATCCTTCATGCTGGCAAGAGCAGCCACCTGAGCCAATGTATTGGGTTCGAAGGGTAATTTGACTTTCATCAGGTTGCTGATTAACCGGTCATGTGCCATGCCATAACCGACACGAACACCAGCCAATCCGTGCGCTTTGGAAAAGGTGCGCAGGGTGATCACATTGTCGTACCGGTAATGCATGCTGTCCGGGTAATCCGGCGAAGATTGTGCAAATTCGAAATATGCTTCATCCAGAATAATCAGGACCCGATCGGGGACGTGTTTGTAAAAGGCATCGAATTCGCTGCGGGTAAAAATGGTTCCGGTCGGATTGTTCGGATTGCATAGATAGATGATTTTGGTTTTCTGGCTGATGTAAGGAATCATCGCCTTCAGTTCGAACCGGTAATTGTTCAGCGGCACCCAGTAGGTTTTTTTGCCGGATGCATTGGCCAATACCTTAAATCCGATAAACGTACCCGCCGATGTGATGATTTCATCACCTTCAGCCAGAAACGTCCGCATGATGTTGGACATGATGCCTTCAGATCCGCTGCCAAGAACCACATTCCCGGGTTTAACCTTGAATTTTTCAGCCAGTGCATCCCGCAAATCAGTACCGGCTGAGTCGGGATACCGGTGCAGATCTCCCATGATCTGCTGCATGGCTTCAATGGCACGGGGTGAAGGTCCGAACGGATTTTCGTTGGAGGCCAGTTTAATGATACGATCGAGGCCGAATCGCTGGCGGATTTCCTGAATGGTACCGCCGGCCTTGTACGGCTCGAGTTTCTCGATGTAATGAGGAACGAGCGTCATGGTTTTATTTGGTCTGGTCAGATTGCGATTCTGTAAAGATACACCCAAGGGGGCCCCGATGCGACACCCCGGCTGCCACCTGATTTAACTGGCTTAAAAGTCGACAATTCACGCACACCGGTTGTATTTTCGCCGGTTTTCCAGTGTAAAGGGACACCATGAAAGACATCCTTCTCATCACCGTCACCGGCGAAGACCGCCCCGGGCTGACTCATGCGCTTTGTTCGGTCATGGCAGAGTCGGGCGTTCACATCCTTGACATGTCGCAATCGGTGATTCACTCATCCCTCTCACTTGGAATGATGATTGAAATGCCCCGGAAGGATCTGCTGAATCCGCATGATGTGATGAAGGAATTGCTTTTTAAAGCCTTTGAACTGGGTGTCACCCTGAAATTCACACCAGTCACCGAAGACCGGTACTCTCAGTGGGTGGCCGGACAGGGAAAAAAGCGGTACACGGTCACCTTGCTTGCCCGATGGATTGAAGCCTCTCATGTGGCTGAACTGACCGGAATCATCAGCCGGAACGGATTAAATATCGATGTCATCACCCGACTGACCGGACGGCCTCCGCTGAAGGAAACAGACCGGATGCCCCGCGCCTGCTTCGAATTTTCCTTACGCGGCGAACCCATGAATCACCGTGAGATGAAGGCTGCGTTCCTCGACCTTTCCCATGAATCGGGCATTGACATTGCCTTCCAGGAGGAAAACCGGTACCGGCGTAACCGGCGGGTGGTGGCCTTTGACATGGATTCAACGCTGATTAACACCGAGGTGATCGATGAACTGGCCCGACGAGCCGGTGTGGGTGATCAGGTATCGGCAATAACAGAAGCTGCCATGCGCGGTGAACTG harbors:
- a CDS encoding homogentisate 1,2-dioxygenase; translation: MQHLRKGLTTRQAHVGVPDGTFEEEHGREGFFGPVSHLYHQNSPTNWLKIKGDCRPYCIDTRKMPSAAMPVPFLYNEDVALYKHQQVTADLFWSRNADGDWVLFIHEGHGFLETDYGPLTFHRGDYLVIPRGTTYRLVPEEPCYLLMIESRSSIRQPDRGLLGQHALYDPAAIEVPEPIAYETTTDKYEVRIKRNGELTSVFYPYHPLDVVGWKGTLYPWKLNIKEFRPVMSHRGHLAPSVHTTMLGDHFVICSFVPRPLEEDYDAERVPFWHRNIDYDEVIFYHDGNFFSRDGIEAGMVTFHPFGIHHGPHPKAYANQRKKDRTDEYAVMIDTRHPLKLTPEARESLFEDYWKLWQM
- a CDS encoding class I SAM-dependent methyltransferase; its protein translation is MFSYLRYFRRNQQESFVRNQLLLKMYPNRQVYEIFGKLDYHRFFASGEFAAQSIHSVLKPYFSAEKPAVLDLGCGLSRVLNPLKKWYPEGTFHGCDLDGDMIQWNARHFPENHYTVNLLDHPLPYSDQSFDLVFSLSVVTHLDADSIRILFGEVSRILKPGGFYLFTTIDDFYASRNLYGKEREAFYAGQPVLRPYKDGSRLFTSYTPTIWIISQLPDSLTLQVHHPGADLQIAGSQDVLVVRKKG
- a CDS encoding fumarylacetoacetate hydrolase family protein — translated: MKLVTFEFLCPMGRISRLGVLSGTYVIDLNFAYTLLLAEDGETRPYEVAAAQLPSNMLDFLKTGDNGMEIARTVLDIFSTRSYRKLTIRGPREEKIVWKTREVRLKAPLPEPVSFRDFLAFEQHVRTGYSRRNQEFPSLWYELPVYYKGNPKTFIGPDTVVHWPSFTEKFDYELELACVIGKAGKNIPVEEAHEYIAGYCILNDFSARDIQMQEMSLRLGPSKGKDFATAIGPWLVTPDEVGNSRDLTMIARVNGEEWSRGHSGSSHWTFEQMISHVSKDEMLVPGELIGSGTVGTGCGYELDRWVKPDDVIELEITGLGILRNRVVRN
- the hppD gene encoding 4-hydroxyphenylpyruvate dioxygenase; this translates as MQDQQNPLGVIRLDHLEFTTSNASELIGLFHRLGFSITATFQKNGLKKWLMETHKSSFLVTESSAGDYNESYQKKHGGGVSALAFRVENAGQAFDEAIRRGATERLPLQTVTDQGHTWRWAAIQGFGDVLNIFIERSDKAPFAPGFSPFHDSDALPADQNPGLIHVDHLTNNVPHGEMNKWVEFYHRIYGFEAVRYFEIKGEKTALRSKVVRSANKQVTIPINEPWGPDGTDQVTEFIHRHNGSGVQHIALSCKQIIPTVKKLRAQGFEFLTPPPHTYYEMAPKRVPNVKENLAELEENAILVDGDSDGYLLQIFTKDQIGPSFFEIIERKGHDGFGDGNFQALFDAIERDQMIRGVLK
- a CDS encoding histidinol-phosphate transaminase codes for the protein MTLVPHYIEKLEPYKAGGTIQEIRQRFGLDRIIKLASNENPFGPSPRAIEAMQQIMGDLHRYPDSAGTDLRDALAEKFKVKPGNVVLGSGSEGIMSNIMRTFLAEGDEIITSAGTFIGFKVLANASGKKTYWVPLNNYRFELKAMIPYISQKTKIIYLCNPNNPTGTIFTRSEFDAFYKHVPDRVLIILDEAYFEFAQSSPDYPDSMHYRYDNVITLRTFSKAHGLAGVRVGYGMAHDRLISNLMKVKLPFEPNTLAQVAALASMKDTGFVDTYLRTNQEALEQFYKLFEELDIPHLHSYANFVTIDLGTETAVQAVHLGLLKKGIMVRPLTAFDLPTCLRITTGLPDENAEFIRAFREVYQEMLESGDRR
- the serB gene encoding phosphoserine phosphatase SerB, translating into MKDILLITVTGEDRPGLTHALCSVMAESGVHILDMSQSVIHSSLSLGMMIEMPRKDLLNPHDVMKELLFKAFELGVTLKFTPVTEDRYSQWVAGQGKKRYTVTLLARWIEASHVAELTGIISRNGLNIDVITRLTGRPPLKETDRMPRACFEFSLRGEPMNHREMKAAFLDLSHESGIDIAFQEENRYRRNRRVVAFDMDSTLINTEVIDELARRAGVGDQVSAITEAAMRGELDYRQSLSKRLSLIRGLKADVLDDIAHSLQLNEGAERLISVLKSLGYKTAIISGGFTYFGRFLQKKLGIDYVFANELEIVNGEVTGQVLGEIVDANRKADCLKLIAEKEGINLQQVIAVGDGANDLPMLAAAGLGIAFRAKPLVKQSASHALSTIGLDGILYLMGIRDRDLNGD